ACGGACGTCGCGAATCGTTCCGCAATATGCCGATACCCCGTATGCGTGCTACATATATGGAAGCCGGAAATGTGAGCGAATCGGATATCATTTCTTCTGTAAAGAAGGGAATCTTTGTAGATAACTTTACGAACGGTCAGGTACAGATCGGTGCCGGAGACTTTACATTCTTTGTGAAGTCGGGCTACATGATCGAAGACGGTAAACTGACGCAACCGATCAAGGACATTAATATTATCGGTAACGGTCCGAAAGCTTTGGCGGATATCACGATGGTAGCTACCAATGCGAAGATCGACAACGGTACATGGACTTGCGGAAAAGACGGACAATCCTGTCCGGTGACTTGCGGTATGCCTTCAGCCTTGGTTAGCAAACTGACTGTCGGTGGAGAGAACTAGAAGTAAATGCTTACTTTAAAAAGACGAACCTATGATTACAGACGAAAATAAGAAACTGGCACAGTGGGCGATGGACTACGCCTTGAAGAATGGCTGCCAGGCAGCAAAAGTCCTTTTATACTCTTCTTCGAACACTTCTTTCGAACTGCGCGATGCGAAGATGGACAGATTGCAACAGGCATCGGAAGGCGGATTAAGCCTTTCCCTGTATGTGGACGGACGTTATGGTAGTATCTCTACCAACCGCCTGAACCGGAAAGAGCTCGAAACATTTATCAAAAACGGAATAGACTCTACACGCTATCTGGCTAAAGATGAGGCGCGTGTATTGGCGGACCCTTCCCGTTACTATAAAGGTGGGAAACCGGACTTAAAGCTATATGATGCCAAGTTCGCATCCTTAAATCCGGACGATAAAATAGAGATGGCGAAAGCCGTAGCGGAAGAAGCACTAGGCAAGGACGAACGGATCATCTCTGTCGGTTCTTCCTATGGCGATGGCGAGGACTTTGCTTACCGCCTGATCAGCAATGGTTTCGAAGGAGAAACCAAAAGTACGTGGTACTCACTTTCTGCCGACATCACGATCAGAGGGGAAGGCGAGGCGCGTCCTTCTGCTTATTGGTATGAGTCGTCGCTTTATATGAACGATCTGATTAAGAAAGGAATCGGTCAGAAAGCGCTGGAACGTGTATTACGCAAACTGGGACAAAAGAAAGTACAGTCCGGCAAATATACGATGGTGGTCGATCCGATGAATTCCAGCCGTTTGCTAAGTCCGATGATCAGTGCGCTGAACGGCTCGGCTTTGCAACAGAAAAACTCATTCTTATTAAATAAATTGAATGAAAAGATAGCTAGTGACCGGCTGACTTTGACGGACGAACCTCATTTGGTGAAAGCTTCCGGCGCCCGCTACTTCGACAACGAAGGTATTGCTACGGAACGTCGCTCCATCTTTGACAAGGGAGTACTGAATACCTATTTCATTGATACCTACAATGCTAAGAAGATGGGAGTCGATCCGACTATCAGCGGTTCATCTATTTTGGTCATGGAAACGGGAGATAAGAATCTGGATGGACTGATTGCCGGAGTGGAAAAAGGTATCCTCGTTACGGGCTTTAATGGTGGTAACAACAACAGTTCGACCGGAGATTTCTCTTATGGCATCGAAGGTTTCCTGATTGAGAATGGAAAACTGACGCAACCGGTATCCGAGATGAATGTTACCGGCAATCTGATTACCTTGTGGAACTCGTTGGTTGCAACCGGAAACGACCCGCGTCTGAACTCCTCCTGGCGTATCCCTTCACTGGTATTTGAGGGAGTCGATTTCAGCGGATTGTAGACACTGACTTTGAATAGACTTAAGTAATGGTCAGGAGATGATGGTCATAAAATGGAGATCATCTCCTGACCATTACTGTAATATTACCCTCTGAATTTTATAAATATACCCTGCTATACCCCGTCTTCTGCCTAACTAATGCTTTATTAATTAACGTATTATCTGGTTTTTGCTTACCTGTATTTATACCCCCTCTTTGTTTGCTAATTTGTGGGATGCTGTTTACTTTTGCCTGTGTCAAAATTAAATAGGATATAACTATTGAAAACTGATATACACACAAAAGTAAAAGCATGGGAATTATATATTTTGGATCGGGACTTATACTGCTAATCGCACTTTGGTATATTTGGGCAGTCAACAATTTGATCGCTAAGCGAAACAGGGTGAAGCAATGTCGTAGCGGTATTTGCGTGGCATTAAAGCAGCGAAATGACATGATACCTAATTTGGTGGCCGCCGTTAAGTCATATATGGGTCATGAAAATGAAATTCTTACCCGCATTACGGAACTTCGATCACATTCTTTCCAACCTTCACAGGAAGCCGAACAAATAAAAAGTGGCAATGAATTGTCCGGTCTGTTAACCAAATTACAGTTGTCGGTCGAGAATTACCCTGAACTGAAAGCGAATGAACAATTCCATCGCCTGCAAAACAGTATTGAGGACATGGAACTGCAACTGCAAGCCATCCGGCGCACCTATAATGCGGCAGTAACAGACTACAATAATACCATCGAGATGTTTCCTTCTTCCGTTGTTGCCCGTCAGCAAGGTCATCATCAGGAAGAACTGATTGATATTCCCGAACCGGAACAACAGAATGTAAATGTCGCCGAACTTCTCAGATAATACGAATATGGACACAATTGATTTTAAGAAATTATCAGAACAGCTTCGTTCGGAGCTTTTACGGGTAAATGGCTGGAGAAAGGTGGTACGAACAGGAAGTATTGCAGTTTATCTTTTTGTATTCTGCTGGTTTATGTTTGTGTTGTTTGGCGGTGCGCTTGTATCTTATATAGGTCTTGAGAACTATATGCAGTTTACGCAGTATATAATACCAGTATTCATTGGATTTATAGTGGTCAACTTCGTTTTCACTCGCTGCATGGCGAACTTTCAGGAACGGGAGTCGGAGGCTATGCAGCACATTATGTCTACCCTGTTTCCTACCGTTTATTTCTCGGCTTCCTCTCAGGTAGACAGCCGGATATTGAGAGACAGCAAACTCTTTTCCGCCTCTTTTTCTGATCCGGCACTGGCAGCCAATACGTATGGATATATCCAGTTTCCGCACGGCGAGCACTCTTTGCATGTGGCGGATATCGGCGTGTCTTACGGGCTGTTGAACAAGTTGCAGTACAATCCTGTATTGGGATATTTTGTCATGATCTACCGTTTTGTGCTTCGTCCGCTGTTTGCTTCGCGGCTGGATAGCAGTCCGCACAATTTTCGGGGGATGTTTGGCTGGTGTAAGATAGACAAGCGATTCAAAGGAAATATTATCATATTGCCCGATCACCTGGAACAAAAGATCGGATATCTGGCGAAGAATATCCAGGGGTTGAAGAAGCGCTATAGTGCCCGACTGGTGCAATTGGAAGATCAGGAGTTTGAGAACTATTTTGCCGTTTATGCCGATGATGAAGTAGAAGCACGTATGTTGCTCACTCCTGCGATGATGCGTCATATGACGGCGCTGCACCAGACTTTCGGATGTGATATCATGCTTTCGTTCAGCAGAGGTACTTTCTACTAT
This sequence is a window from Bacteroides thetaiotaomicron VPI-5482. Protein-coding genes within it:
- a CDS encoding TldD/PmbA family protein; translation: MITDENKKLAQWAMDYALKNGCQAAKVLLYSSSNTSFELRDAKMDRLQQASEGGLSLSLYVDGRYGSISTNRLNRKELETFIKNGIDSTRYLAKDEARVLADPSRYYKGGKPDLKLYDAKFASLNPDDKIEMAKAVAEEALGKDERIISVGSSYGDGEDFAYRLISNGFEGETKSTWYSLSADITIRGEGEARPSAYWYESSLYMNDLIKKGIGQKALERVLRKLGQKKVQSGKYTMVVDPMNSSRLLSPMISALNGSALQQKNSFLLNKLNEKIASDRLTLTDEPHLVKASGARYFDNEGIATERRSIFDKGVLNTYFIDTYNAKKMGVDPTISGSSILVMETGDKNLDGLIAGVEKGILVTGFNGGNNNSSTGDFSYGIEGFLIENGKLTQPVSEMNVTGNLITLWNSLVATGNDPRLNSSWRIPSLVFEGVDFSGL
- a CDS encoding LemA family protein — translated: MGIIYFGSGLILLIALWYIWAVNNLIAKRNRVKQCRSGICVALKQRNDMIPNLVAAVKSYMGHENEILTRITELRSHSFQPSQEAEQIKSGNELSGLLTKLQLSVENYPELKANEQFHRLQNSIEDMELQLQAIRRTYNAAVTDYNNTIEMFPSSVVARQQGHHQEELIDIPEPEQQNVNVAELLR
- a CDS encoding DUF3137 domain-containing protein — translated: MDTIDFKKLSEQLRSELLRVNGWRKVVRTGSIAVYLFVFCWFMFVLFGGALVSYIGLENYMQFTQYIIPVFIGFIVVNFVFTRCMANFQERESEAMQHIMSTLFPTVYFSASSQVDSRILRDSKLFSASFSDPALAANTYGYIQFPHGEHSLHVADIGVSYGLLNKLQYNPVLGYFVMIYRFVLRPLFASRLDSSPHNFRGMFGWCKIDKRFKGNIIILPDHLEQKIGYLAKNIQGLKKRYSARLVQLEDQEFENYFAVYADDEVEARMLLTPAMMRHMTALHQTFGCDIMLSFSRGTFYYAAVMPSGFLCVRPSALNDGKLLEDIYNDISLSCKVAEELRLN